In Alkaliphilus flagellatus, one DNA window encodes the following:
- a CDS encoding FtsX-like permease family protein, with amino-acid sequence MFFDFIKRNSSRIRKENGVYFASLVISIVAFYVILSLGEQDVMVYLKTVESNAVAKLLLMIPVLYAVSLFFVFFLVYFANRYQLQRRSHEFGIYLMMGMKRSRLFAMIMGETLWNGLVALLIGIPSSLFLTELISLATSRLIGMGIIGHQFRISWAGLGLTVFGFIMVQLLAVFILSLGMSKKEPVDLLNEQKEKLQRILSPVWGWFNLLLGVVLLCAAYVLAILYLRTLDVLVFALIFFVGISGTFMLFRGLGSFIGRWIRRKSSSSTGLFIFTGRQLQENVLHQWSSLAISSLLILSAMVCFAFGISTTLNRGEALGRTVDFTFKGSEKEIVSVLTSDKLKPYVKDYYPMKLGNLRTPYKDMPENTVAHTFSWAGLEESISREKNSEEKENLLRGLSYQESPYLISLTSYNTLLKSTNKSPIVLGDNEVAMYSNGGFSFSHDILSKVLKTNPTIYIDEKQYELTSTLYTSNLVADRSITISYALIVPDDMYNALIGNSEEPFCWNMVLDSDFVREKGLMQAMYQVDELLNTSGLNYESYLASMGRQLFYIVAGSYTTLYLGVMFLIIANTVLGLKFLMQQRSTRHRYSTLSMLGASVKSLCSSARIQIWWYFGLVIAVALISSIFGIWSMLEAFRVIPKTSNSSTIILLVGIALIIFIVFELCYIWMIQRKSDEEIKQLKEA; translated from the coding sequence ATGTTCTTTGATTTCATCAAACGAAATAGTAGTAGAATCCGAAAAGAAAATGGGGTTTATTTTGCCTCACTCGTTATTTCTATTGTTGCTTTTTATGTCATCCTTTCCCTTGGCGAACAGGATGTTATGGTGTATCTAAAGACGGTTGAGAGTAATGCAGTAGCTAAGCTTTTGTTAATGATTCCGGTGCTCTATGCCGTCTCATTGTTCTTCGTATTTTTCTTGGTTTATTTTGCTAACAGATACCAATTACAACGTCGTAGTCATGAATTTGGAATCTATTTGATGATGGGGATGAAACGAAGCAGGTTGTTCGCAATGATCATGGGGGAAACATTGTGGAATGGTTTAGTCGCTTTGCTCATTGGAATTCCAAGTTCCTTATTTTTGACAGAACTAATTAGTCTGGCAACTTCTAGACTTATTGGAATGGGCATCATTGGTCATCAGTTTCGTATCTCCTGGGCGGGTCTAGGATTAACGGTATTTGGTTTCATTATGGTGCAACTATTAGCTGTGTTTATTCTTAGCTTAGGAATGAGCAAGAAGGAACCTGTGGATTTGCTGAATGAACAGAAGGAAAAATTGCAAAGAATTCTTTCGCCTGTATGGGGCTGGTTTAATTTGCTACTTGGAGTAGTTTTGCTATGTGCAGCTTATGTATTGGCAATTTTATATTTGCGTACTCTTGATGTTTTAGTGTTTGCATTAATATTCTTTGTAGGAATCAGTGGAACTTTTATGCTATTTCGTGGATTGGGGAGTTTCATTGGACGATGGATAAGACGTAAAAGTAGCTCATCTACTGGATTATTTATATTTACAGGAAGGCAACTTCAAGAGAATGTTCTACATCAATGGAGTTCTCTTGCTATATCATCACTCTTAATTCTTTCGGCTATGGTTTGTTTTGCTTTTGGTATTTCTACAACTTTAAATCGAGGTGAAGCATTAGGCAGAACCGTAGATTTTACTTTTAAAGGATCAGAAAAAGAAATTGTTTCTGTACTGACATCTGATAAATTGAAACCTTATGTAAAGGATTATTATCCTATGAAACTTGGTAATTTAAGGACACCTTATAAAGATATGCCTGAAAATACTGTCGCGCACACTTTTTCTTGGGCAGGATTAGAAGAATCTATTTCGAGAGAAAAAAATTCAGAAGAAAAAGAAAATCTATTAAGGGGTTTATCTTATCAAGAGAGTCCTTATTTAATTTCGCTTACAAGTTATAATACACTGCTTAAATCTACCAATAAATCTCCCATTGTATTAGGAGATAATGAAGTAGCAATGTATTCTAATGGAGGGTTTTCATTCTCTCATGATATATTAAGTAAAGTATTGAAAACTAATCCAACAATTTATATCGATGAAAAACAATACGAATTAACATCAACACTATATACAAGCAATCTTGTTGCAGATCGATCGATCACAATTTCGTATGCCTTGATTGTTCCTGATGATATGTACAATGCGTTGATTGGAAATTCTGAAGAACCATTCTGCTGGAATATGGTTCTAGATTCTGATTTTGTTCGCGAAAAAGGTCTGATGCAAGCCATGTATCAAGTAGATGAGTTACTTAATACATCTGGCTTAAACTATGAAAGCTATCTTGCCAGCATGGGAAGACAGTTGTTTTATATAGTCGCAGGAAGTTATACGACACTTTATTTAGGTGTGATGTTCCTTATCATTGCAAACACGGTGTTAGGATTGAAGTTTCTTATGCAGCAAAGAAGCACAAGACATAGGTATTCTACATTATCTATGTTAGGGGCAAGTGTTAAATCCCTGTGTTCATCAGCAAGGATACAAATATGGTGGTATTTTGGTTTGGTGATTGCTGTAGCGTTGATTAGTTCAATTTTTGGTATTTGGTCTATGTTAGAAGCTTTCAGGGTTATTCCAAAGACATCAAACAGTAGCACTATTATTTTGCTGGTAGGAATTGCACTTATTATCTTTATCGTTTTTGAGCTTTGCTATATATGGATGATCCAGAGGAAGAGTGATGAAGAAATT